Proteins from a single region of Paenibacillus sp. BIHB 4019:
- a CDS encoding ArsB/NhaD family transporter, which yields MTMIISIIVFLITLALILVKPRGMNEALIALAGAIILFVLQLLKLEDVVYIWGFVWNATFSLIGIMIFTSLLDQNGFFRWAALHIVHRFNRLPLLLFTMLSLLAAGITIFFNNDGTILIMVPIVLEVTALLKLSRKGRLAYLLGIGLMADTASAPLMMSNLTNILTADFFHIPFDQYASQMLLPGLAAIAATIAVTLTYFGRIIKNDKSRGDMPNVFPQPATVLGHVTLFRLSWAIIVIMMAGYLMSEHFGLPACVIALGCAGLHGVASAIFKQVDAKQTVLRAPWLIIVFALAMNLVVYSLHVHGAVAWFPDLIAAASSGSPMAGIFGSGLLFALLAAAINNLPAVLISSLAITQVNGADYLPYASLLGTAIGAKLTPIGSLATLLWLQLLSQGGVKVSWREYTKYGLLFTFPILLVALIVLWLTGDY from the coding sequence ATGACTATGATTATTTCCATTATCGTATTTCTTATCACGCTGGCGCTTATACTGGTGAAGCCAAGAGGCATGAATGAAGCTTTAATTGCGCTTGCCGGAGCTATTATTTTATTTGTTTTGCAGCTGCTAAAGCTGGAGGATGTCGTATACATCTGGGGATTTGTGTGGAATGCGACTTTTTCATTGATTGGCATAATGATTTTTACGTCTTTGCTGGATCAAAATGGCTTTTTCCGCTGGGCGGCGCTGCATATTGTTCATCGCTTTAACCGACTGCCGCTGCTGCTGTTTACGATGCTGTCGCTGCTTGCTGCGGGAATTACGATTTTTTTCAACAACGATGGAACGATTTTGATTATGGTGCCGATTGTGCTCGAAGTAACCGCGCTGCTGAAGCTGTCCCGTAAAGGAAGGCTCGCCTACTTGCTCGGAATCGGGCTGATGGCGGATACAGCAAGCGCTCCGCTGATGATGAGCAACTTGACGAATATATTGACGGCCGATTTTTTTCATATTCCTTTTGATCAATATGCCTCGCAAATGCTGCTGCCTGGACTTGCGGCAATTGCCGCGACCATTGCAGTTACCTTAACGTATTTCGGCCGGATCATTAAAAATGACAAGAGCAGGGGCGACATGCCAAACGTATTTCCGCAGCCTGCAACCGTTCTGGGCCATGTTACGCTGTTCAGGCTTTCCTGGGCCATTATCGTCATTATGATGGCCGGTTATTTGATGTCGGAGCATTTCGGGCTTCCAGCTTGTGTGATTGCGCTTGGTTGTGCAGGGCTTCATGGGGTGGCGTCAGCTATTTTTAAACAAGTGGATGCCAAACAGACGGTGCTGCGGGCACCGTGGCTCATCATCGTATTTGCGCTGGCGATGAATTTGGTTGTGTACAGTTTGCATGTGCATGGGGCTGTAGCGTGGTTTCCGGACTTGATTGCTGCGGCTTCCAGCGGCTCGCCAATGGCTGGCATATTTGGTTCGGGACTGTTGTTTGCGCTGCTGGCGGCCGCTATTAACAACCTGCCCGCGGTTCTCATTTCGTCGCTTGCGATTACTCAGGTAAATGGGGCTGATTATTTGCCTTACGCCAGCCTGCTAGGAACGGCGATTGGGGCGAAGCTTACGCCCATCGGTTCGCTTGCTACGCTGCTGTGGCTGCAACTGCTGAGTCAGGGCGGCGTAAAGGTTTCATGGCGGGAGTATACAAAATATGGGCTGCTGTTTACGTTTCCGATTTTGCTCGTTGCTTTAATTGTGTTGTGGCTGACCGGGGATTACTAA
- a CDS encoding xanthine phosphoribosyltransferase produces MELLKQKIREEGIVLGEQVLKVDSFLNHQIDPKLMFAIGEYLAELFAAAGVTKVLTIESSGIAPAVMAAMKLDVPLIFARKRKSLTLQNDLYTHKVYSFTKQEESEVSVARKFVQADDVFLVIDDFLANGEAALGMARIVEQAGAKVAGIGIVIEKSFQPGRERLIELGYRVESLARIASLSNGQVAFVE; encoded by the coding sequence ATGGAGCTTTTGAAGCAGAAGATTAGAGAAGAGGGCATCGTGCTAGGCGAGCAGGTGCTTAAAGTAGATTCGTTTTTGAATCACCAGATTGATCCGAAATTGATGTTTGCCATTGGGGAGTATCTTGCAGAGCTGTTTGCTGCTGCGGGCGTGACGAAGGTGTTAACGATTGAATCATCAGGAATTGCGCCTGCCGTGATGGCGGCAATGAAGCTGGACGTTCCGCTGATTTTTGCCCGGAAACGCAAGTCATTGACGCTGCAAAATGATTTATACACGCATAAGGTATATTCCTTTACGAAGCAGGAGGAGAGCGAGGTTAGCGTTGCCCGCAAGTTTGTACAGGCGGACGATGTGTTTCTCGTCATCGATGATTTTCTGGCCAATGGGGAGGCGGCACTTGGCATGGCGCGCATCGTAGAGCAAGCTGGAGCCAAAGTTGCAGGAATCGGCATCGTCATTGAAAAGTCTTTCCAGCCGGGCAGAGAACGATTGATTGAGCTGGGATACCGAGTGGAGTCGCTGGCAAGAATTGCTTCACTTTCGAACGGGCAGGTTGCATTTGTCGAATAG
- a CDS encoding glycosyltransferase family 4 protein yields the protein MNILQALFFPPEQPGGVSSMIPYIQDRFQQMGWEMELFSIPKRVRGKGQEEVVFETFDYHAFEGDPLVDKYIQTYRDYVWWTKLRLKKSYDIIHAHHPIAALVMKQLYPDTPVMMTIHSSYERELILNGKIEENGKVHQFLTAIYGELEARVDKLLTVSESFRTYISPYVLDAAAIKVIPNGFDEKRFKPIAHENEVPQLITVCRLVPAKGIDILLHGCAELKRRGHPFVLHIIGDGPIRLELEQLAVELDLYDDIIFYGYMLHPEEFMPFFDIFVLPSRAEAFGSVFAEAALCWLALVGTNVGGISEQIDDGVNGLLVPPEDPIALAEALEKLVTDSSYRYNLARSGWDKAKQVYSLTRVIAQLKKVYVNTLRQAE from the coding sequence ATGAACATCTTACAAGCTTTATTTTTCCCGCCGGAGCAGCCGGGTGGTGTTTCTTCCATGATTCCTTATATTCAGGACCGCTTTCAGCAAATGGGATGGGAAATGGAGCTATTCTCGATTCCGAAGCGAGTAAGAGGAAAAGGGCAGGAGGAAGTGGTATTCGAAACATTCGATTACCATGCTTTTGAAGGGGATCCGCTTGTCGATAAATATATTCAAACGTACCGCGATTACGTCTGGTGGACGAAGCTGCGGCTGAAGAAGTCCTATGATATTATTCATGCGCATCATCCGATTGCGGCGCTGGTTATGAAGCAGCTTTATCCAGACACGCCCGTCATGATGACGATTCACTCCAGCTATGAACGCGAGCTAATATTGAATGGCAAGATCGAAGAGAATGGCAAGGTGCATCAATTTTTGACTGCTATTTACGGCGAGCTGGAAGCACGTGTTGACAAGCTGCTGACGGTGTCGGAATCATTCCGCACGTATATTTCTCCTTATGTGTTGGACGCAGCGGCGATTAAGGTCATTCCGAACGGATTTGATGAGAAGCGCTTTAAGCCGATTGCCCATGAAAATGAAGTTCCGCAGCTCATTACTGTATGCCGCCTAGTGCCGGCCAAAGGCATTGACATTCTTCTTCATGGCTGTGCCGAGCTGAAGCGCAGGGGACATCCCTTCGTCCTGCATATTATTGGGGATGGGCCGATTCGCCTTGAGCTGGAGCAGCTAGCAGTCGAGCTGGATTTATATGACGATATTATTTTTTACGGTTACATGCTGCATCCTGAGGAATTTATGCCGTTTTTTGATATTTTCGTGCTGCCTTCGCGGGCGGAGGCGTTCGGTTCCGTATTTGCCGAGGCCGCGCTCTGCTGGTTGGCGCTTGTCGGAACGAATGTCGGGGGCATTTCGGAGCAAATTGACGATGGCGTCAATGGATTGCTCGTACCGCCAGAGGACCCGATTGCACTGGCTGAGGCGCTGGAGAAGCTGGTTACGGATTCCTCTTATCGCTACAACTTGGCGCGTTCAGGCTGGGATAAAGCAAAGCAGGTTTATTCGTTGACACGGGTTATTGCGCAGTTGAAAAAAGTGTACGTCAATACGCTGCGTCAAGCGGAATAA
- a CDS encoding xanthine phosphoribosyltransferase, giving the protein MDILKQRILEQASVLSTDVLRLDSIINHQVDPALTMEMGHEFANRFAGEQITKVITIESSGIPSAFAAAYVLGVPLVFARRKKTLIADNDAYCERVPSFTKGMVTDIMVSKQYLTSEDRVLFIDDIIANGDAARGLLKIIERSGAKLVGMGVVVEKSFQAGSRTLREQGVRVESLVSISSLEGGQITFE; this is encoded by the coding sequence ATGGATATTTTAAAACAACGAATTTTGGAACAGGCTTCGGTACTGTCAACGGATGTGCTTAGGCTGGATTCTATTATCAACCACCAGGTCGATCCTGCATTAACGATGGAAATGGGCCATGAGTTTGCAAACCGCTTCGCTGGGGAGCAAATTACGAAGGTCATCACAATAGAATCTTCAGGCATCCCGTCTGCTTTTGCAGCTGCTTATGTGCTTGGCGTACCGCTTGTTTTTGCAAGACGCAAAAAGACGCTAATCGCTGATAATGACGCTTATTGCGAGCGTGTCCCTTCTTTTACGAAAGGGATGGTTACCGATATTATGGTATCCAAGCAATATTTGACAAGCGAAGACAGGGTGCTATTTATTGATGATATTATTGCCAATGGCGATGCAGCACGAGGACTTCTCAAAATTATTGAGCGCTCTGGCGCAAAGCTTGTGGGCATGGGTGTTGTCGTGGAAAAATCGTTTCAGGCAGGCTCGCGCACGCTGCGGGAGCAAGGAGTTCGAGTGGAATCGCTCGTCAGCATTTCGTCGCTTGAAGGCGGCCAAATTACATTTGAGTAA
- a CDS encoding YdeI family protein → MTERAMNAKVDAFLSKAKKWKEEYEKLRTIVLDCELTEDFKWMHPCYTLDNKNIVLIHGFKEYCALLFHKGALLQDTDGLLIQQTENVQAARQIRFTNVQQIVEMETILKAYIYEAIEVEKAGLEVAFKKTTEYAMPEELQNKLDEIPALKTAFEALTPGRQRAYIFYFSEPKQSKTRQSRVEKYMQQILNGQGLKD, encoded by the coding sequence ATGACAGAACGTGCGATGAATGCTAAGGTGGATGCATTTTTGAGCAAAGCTAAAAAGTGGAAGGAAGAATATGAGAAGCTCAGAACGATCGTTCTTGACTGTGAGCTGACCGAAGATTTTAAGTGGATGCATCCTTGTTACACGCTTGATAATAAAAACATCGTTTTAATACATGGCTTTAAAGAATATTGTGCGCTGCTGTTTCATAAAGGCGCCTTGCTGCAGGATACCGATGGCCTTCTCATTCAACAAACGGAAAATGTACAGGCTGCGCGCCAAATTCGGTTTACCAATGTTCAACAAATCGTTGAAATGGAAACGATTTTGAAAGCCTATATTTATGAAGCTATTGAAGTTGAAAAGGCTGGTCTGGAAGTGGCATTTAAAAAGACTACAGAATACGCCATGCCTGAAGAGCTTCAAAATAAACTCGATGAAATTCCTGCCTTGAAGACGGCTTTTGAAGCATTGACGCCCGGACGGCAAAGAGCGTACATTTTTTATTTTTCTGAACCCAAGCAATCTAAAACGCGGCAATCACGGGTTGAAAAATATATGCAG
- a CDS encoding GGDEF domain-containing protein, which yields MTILSWLAGPNGQLLASSCVILILILMLFMSVRLSASYKNNRTYGLLNATLPFFMIQQALLAMLAYAGTAIPPWIHLLATTLQIISFIIINLVFMKLYTHRGTRLKVTPFVVMLVLTFVIAGLHITYMSFAGAEAASGRAGNFIGLDFYALIVTFLVLLDTKGIDMNTKYFASLVTYFIYELAHLADAYAFHGTMPGMQIFAYLLSVVYFVQLFLLLFDWVIERLIATYQSSITDGLTGLYNRRTFNMKAGQLMKRGKGVAVIFCDIDNFKQLNDTQGHHKADIVLKQVSEILKEESAGIGTAGRYGGEELLTCITLDKVKPERVAESIRKRVELETIVTISVGVCIAKKNADIQELVKAADEAMYTSKKSGKNRVTVAPASAAMKQSL from the coding sequence ATGACAATCCTTTCCTGGTTAGCAGGACCTAATGGTCAACTGCTCGCATCTTCATGCGTTATTCTCATCCTTATTCTTATGTTATTCATGTCTGTGCGCCTTAGCGCCAGCTACAAGAACAATCGAACGTATGGGCTGCTCAATGCAACGCTGCCCTTCTTCATGATTCAACAGGCGCTGCTGGCCATGCTTGCTTATGCAGGCACCGCTATTCCGCCATGGATTCATCTGCTGGCTACAACACTGCAAATCATTTCTTTTATCATTATAAACCTTGTTTTCATGAAATTATATACTCATCGGGGAACCCGCCTGAAAGTGACGCCTTTTGTCGTCATGCTCGTTCTTACTTTTGTGATTGCTGGGCTGCACATTACGTATATGTCCTTTGCTGGAGCAGAGGCTGCCTCAGGCAGAGCAGGCAACTTTATCGGCCTTGATTTTTATGCCTTGATCGTTACGTTTCTGGTTTTGCTCGATACGAAGGGTATCGATATGAATACGAAATATTTCGCCAGCCTCGTCACCTATTTCATCTACGAGCTCGCTCATCTTGCTGATGCTTACGCTTTTCACGGCACGATGCCCGGGATGCAAATTTTCGCCTATTTGCTGTCGGTCGTCTATTTTGTCCAGCTGTTTCTGCTGTTGTTTGATTGGGTTATTGAGCGGCTTATTGCAACCTATCAATCGTCGATTACCGATGGTTTGACGGGGCTGTATAATCGCCGTACCTTCAATATGAAGGCGGGCCAGCTGATGAAGCGCGGCAAAGGCGTGGCCGTTATTTTCTGCGACATTGACAACTTCAAGCAGCTTAATGATACGCAAGGCCATCACAAGGCGGATATTGTGCTAAAGCAGGTGTCGGAAATTTTGAAAGAGGAATCGGCGGGAATTGGAACGGCCGGAAGATATGGCGGCGAGGAGCTGCTCACCTGCATTACCCTCGACAAGGTGAAGCCGGAGCGGGTAGCTGAATCGATCCGCAAGCGCGTAGAGCTGGAGACGATCGTGACGATCAGCGTCGGCGTATGCATCGCGAAGAAAAACGCAGACATTCAGGAGCTGGTGAAAGCCGCTGATGAAGCGATGTATACATCCAAAAAAAGCGGTAAAAACCGCGTCACCGTAGCTCCCGCCTCTGCGGCTATGAAGCAGTCGCTTTAG